A genomic window from Bombus pyrosoma isolate SC7728 linkage group LG8, ASM1482585v1, whole genome shotgun sequence includes:
- the LOC122570146 gene encoding calexcitin-2 produces MPLSEFRKTKLLYVFNTFFDFNQSGAIDKKDLDLAIQRINENRGWSADNPKAQSIRDTLLKMWDNLRQGADTDQDGQVSRDEWFSLWEEYAKNPSNPSEWQQAYMSVTFQLFDASGDKSIDENEFCNVCRYHGVAEAEAREAFKKLGVGQEITWDKFTNLWKQYFSSDEPTAAGNFIFGKTSF; encoded by the exons ATGCCACTGTCAGAGTTCCGTAAAACGAAATTGCTCTACGTTTTCAACACCTTTTTCG ATTTCAATCAAAGTGGTGCGATTGATAAGAAGGATCTAGATCTTGCTATACAA CGAATCAATGAGAACAGAGGTTGGTCTGCCGATAATCCCAAAGCTCAAAGTATAAGGGATACTTTGCTTAAAATGTGGGATAATTTAAGGCAAGGAGCTGATACAGATCAAGACGGTCAG GTTAGTCGAGATGAATGGTTTTCACTGTGGGAAGAATACGCAAAAAATCCATCGAACCCATCCGAATGGCAACAAGCGTACATGTCTGTGACGTTCCAGTTGTTCGATGCATCTG GTGACAAATCGATCGACGAGAACGAATTCTGTAACGTGTGCAGATACCACGGTGTCGCAGAGGCTGAGGCCAGGGAGGCTTTCAAAAAATTAGGAGTC GGTCAGGAAATTACCTGGGATAAATTCACCAACCTCTGGAAGCAATATTTCTCCTCGGACGAGCCGACCGCAGCCGGAAACTTTATTTTCGGAAAAACTTCCTTCTAA